A window of the Lactobacillus amylovorus DSM 20531 genome harbors these coding sequences:
- the eno gene encoding phosphopyruvate hydratase, translating to MLKSVIENVHALEIFDSRGNPTVEVHVTLSNGVVGKAEVPSGASTGENEAVELRDGGSRLGGKGVSKAVNNVNTEINDALKGMDPFDQAKIDQTMIDLDGTPNKGRLGANAILGVSMATAVAAAKANHQPLYRYLGGIDLEMPQTFHNVINGGEHADNGIDIQEFMITPIAKTSFRDGFEKIVNVYHTLKKVLEDMGYETGLGDEGGFAPNMKNSEEALKALHESIVKAGYKPGEDIGIACDCAASYFYNKEDGKYHLEGKVLDDEELAAYYDKLLDEFPELMSMEDPYDENDVEGMVKFTQSHKDRIQIVLDDFICTNPALLKKAIKEGAGNASLIKLNQIGTVTETLETIRMSRKNGYNTMISHRSGETGDTFIADLAVAINGGQLKTGAPARSERVEKYNRLLEIEEELGKGERLAFFPDDVDHD from the coding sequence ATGCTCAAATCAGTTATTGAAAATGTACACGCACTCGAAATTTTTGACTCACGTGGTAACCCAACTGTTGAAGTTCACGTTACCCTTTCAAACGGTGTCGTAGGTAAGGCTGAAGTTCCATCAGGTGCTTCAACTGGTGAAAACGAAGCCGTTGAATTACGTGACGGTGGTTCACGTCTTGGTGGTAAGGGCGTTTCAAAGGCTGTTAACAATGTTAACACTGAAATCAACGACGCTTTAAAGGGTATGGACCCATTTGACCAAGCTAAGATTGACCAAACTATGATCGACTTAGACGGTACTCCAAACAAGGGTCGTCTTGGTGCTAACGCTATCTTAGGTGTATCAATGGCTACTGCTGTTGCTGCAGCTAAGGCTAACCACCAACCTCTTTACCGTTACCTTGGCGGTATTGATCTTGAAATGCCACAAACTTTCCACAACGTTATCAACGGTGGTGAACACGCTGACAACGGTATCGACATCCAAGAATTCATGATCACTCCAATTGCTAAGACTTCATTCCGTGATGGTTTCGAAAAGATCGTTAACGTATACCACACTTTGAAGAAAGTTCTTGAAGACATGGGTTACGAAACTGGCTTGGGTGACGAAGGTGGTTTCGCACCTAACATGAAGAACTCAGAAGAAGCTTTGAAGGCTTTACACGAATCAATCGTTAAGGCTGGTTACAAGCCTGGCGAAGATATCGGTATTGCATGTGACTGTGCTGCTTCATACTTCTACAACAAAGAAGACGGCAAGTACCACCTTGAAGGCAAGGTTCTTGACGATGAAGAATTAGCTGCATACTATGACAAGCTTTTGGACGAATTCCCAGAATTAATGTCAATGGAAGACCCATATGACGAAAACGATGTTGAAGGTATGGTTAAGTTCACTCAATCACACAAGGACCGTATCCAAATCGTTCTTGACGACTTCATTTGTACTAACCCAGCACTTTTGAAGAAGGCCATCAAGGAAGGTGCCGGCAACGCTTCATTAATCAAGTTGAACCAAATCGGTACTGTTACTGAAACTCTTGAAACTATCCGTATGTCACGTAAGAACGGCTACAACACTATGATTTCTCACCGTTCAGGTGAAACTGGTGACACCTTCATCGCTGACTTGGCTGTTGCTATCAACGGTGGTCAACTTAAGACTGGTGCTCCAGCTCGTTCAGAACGTGTTGAAAAGTACAACCGTTTGCTTGAAATCGAAGAAGAACTTGGCAAGGGCGAACGTCTTGCATTCTTCCCAGATGATGTTGACCACGATTAA
- a CDS encoding PTS sugar transporter subunit IIC: protein MADKKQSGFGNFVNSKIMPPVMKFVNTKAITALQNGMVYSLPFIIIGSIFLILGNIPIPAVSNAINASGWGAVFAQANNTTFQMMGLWAAIGIAYVYVKNENFEPLAPGLTSAAAFLMLQNLSIDNPLKAALTAGINNGQMSGKVVTENIDKLPHALQAFLESPVTGVINTKWLGGDGMIAAIIVGLLVGWIYTAIMKAGWTIKMPKQVPPAVSNQFTAMIPSGIILTGSMLIYGAFNAFAHTDFLNWIYNTLQIPLQGISDSFGGALAIGFLVPFFWFFGVHGGLIMGSLVAPMLQANTADNARLFAAGKLSLANGAHVVTNEFYNNFINLTGSGITIGLIVFTLVAAKSVQLKSIGKLELVPGIFNINEPFLFGLPIVMNPMLAVPFFLTPLVVAASTYLVIKTGIVPPLNGVAAPWTTPAVISGFLIGGWKMAIWQFCTLLISTAIYWPFAKKYDKVLLAREQKEAKEAK from the coding sequence ATGGCTGATAAAAAGCAATCTGGTTTCGGCAATTTCGTTAACAGCAAAATAATGCCTCCAGTAATGAAATTCGTTAACACCAAAGCTATTACGGCTTTGCAAAATGGTATGGTTTACTCATTGCCATTCATTATTATTGGTTCTATTTTCTTAATTTTAGGAAATATTCCTATTCCAGCTGTATCAAATGCAATTAATGCTTCTGGTTGGGGTGCTGTCTTTGCCCAAGCAAACAACACTACTTTCCAAATGATGGGTCTTTGGGCTGCTATCGGTATCGCTTATGTTTACGTTAAAAACGAAAACTTCGAACCTTTAGCACCAGGTCTTACTTCTGCTGCTGCATTCTTAATGCTTCAAAACTTATCAATCGACAACCCATTAAAGGCTGCTTTGACCGCTGGTATTAACAATGGTCAAATGAGCGGTAAGGTTGTTACTGAAAACATCGACAAGTTACCACACGCATTACAAGCATTCCTTGAATCACCTGTTACTGGTGTTATCAACACTAAGTGGCTCGGTGGTGACGGTATGATCGCTGCTATTATCGTTGGTTTACTTGTTGGTTGGATTTACACAGCAATCATGAAGGCTGGTTGGACTATTAAGATGCCTAAGCAAGTTCCACCTGCAGTATCTAACCAATTTACTGCTATGATTCCTTCAGGCATCATTCTTACTGGTTCAATGTTAATCTACGGTGCCTTCAACGCATTCGCACACACTGACTTCTTAAACTGGATCTACAACACTTTGCAAATTCCTCTTCAAGGTATTTCAGACTCATTCGGTGGTGCTCTTGCTATCGGTTTCCTTGTTCCATTCTTCTGGTTCTTCGGTGTCCACGGTGGTTTGATTATGGGTTCACTTGTTGCCCCAATGCTTCAAGCCAACACTGCTGATAACGCAAGATTGTTCGCTGCAGGTAAACTTTCACTTGCAAATGGTGCACACGTTGTTACTAACGAATTCTACAACAACTTCATTAACTTAACTGGTTCAGGTATTACTATTGGTTTGATTGTCTTCACTTTAGTTGCTGCTAAATCTGTTCAATTGAAATCAATCGGTAAATTGGAATTAGTACCTGGTATCTTTAACATTAACGAACCATTCCTCTTCGGTTTGCCAATTGTTATGAACCCAATGCTTGCTGTTCCATTCTTCTTGACTCCATTAGTAGTTGCTGCTTCAACTTACTTAGTAATTAAAACTGGTATTGTTCCACCACTTAACGGTGTTGCCGCACCTTGGACTACTCCAGCCGTAATTTCCGGATTCTTAATCGGTGGTTGGAAGATGGCCATCTGGCAATTCTGTACTCTACTTATTTCAACAGCTATTTACTGGCCATTTGCTAAGAAGTACGATAAGGTATTGCTTGCTAGAGAACAAAAAGAAGCTAAAGAAGCAAAATAA
- the bsh gene encoding choloylglycine hydrolase encodes MCTSIVFSPKDHYFGRNLDLEITFGQQVVITPRNYDFKFRKMPELKQHYAMVGIALNAGGYPLYFDAANEKGLGMAGLNYPGNATYYDVKDGKDNVASFEFIPWILGQCATVEEAKKLLAKINIADINFSEKMVASKLHWLIADKTGTSIVVETDKDGMHVYDNPVGCLTNNPQFPKQLFNLNNYADVSAAMPKNNFSDQVKMDGYSRGLGSRNLPGGMDSESRFVRVAFNKFNAPTSDSEEENVDTYFHILHSVEQQKGLDQVGPDAFEYTIYSDGINLDKGIFYYTTYTNKQINVVDINKEDLDSSDLITYDMLTKGKFNHQN; translated from the coding sequence ATGTGTACTTCAATTGTGTTTAGTCCTAAAGATCACTACTTTGGTCGTAATCTTGACCTAGAAATAACTTTCGGTCAACAAGTCGTGATTACCCCTCGCAACTATGATTTTAAGTTCCGCAAGATGCCGGAATTAAAACAACATTACGCTATGGTAGGAATCGCCCTTAATGCTGGCGGCTATCCTTTATACTTTGATGCTGCTAATGAAAAGGGCTTGGGAATGGCCGGACTAAATTATCCTGGCAATGCCACTTACTATGACGTCAAAGATGGCAAAGACAATGTTGCTTCTTTTGAATTCATCCCTTGGATTTTGGGCCAATGCGCTACAGTAGAAGAAGCTAAGAAATTGCTTGCCAAAATCAACATTGCTGACATCAACTTTAGCGAAAAAATGGTTGCTTCTAAACTTCACTGGTTAATTGCCGATAAAACCGGCACTTCAATTGTTGTTGAAACTGATAAAGATGGTATGCATGTTTACGATAACCCTGTTGGCTGCTTAACTAACAACCCACAATTCCCTAAGCAATTGTTCAACTTAAACAACTACGCAGATGTTTCTGCCGCAATGCCAAAGAACAACTTCTCAGATCAAGTTAAAATGGACGGCTACAGTCGCGGCTTAGGTTCACGCAATTTGCCAGGTGGTATGGATTCAGAATCTCGTTTTGTCAGAGTAGCCTTCAACAAGTTTAACGCCCCTACTTCCGATTCTGAAGAAGAAAACGTGGACACTTACTTCCATATTCTGCATTCAGTAGAACAACAAAAAGGCCTGGATCAAGTCGGCCCAGATGCTTTTGAGTACACTATTTACTCTGATGGTATCAATTTGGATAAAGGTATCTTCTACTACACTACTTACACTAATAAGCAAATCAACGTAGTTGATATAAATAAAGAAGATTTAGACAGCAGTGATTTAATTACTTACGATATGCTCACTAAAGGTAAATTTAATCATCAAAACTAA
- a CDS encoding ROK family protein produces MNLAAIDIGGTTIKIATWKDNQLQDKHAIDTPKDLDGFYEALTEEVNKIKKDTKIEGVAISSPGAVNKKTGIIGGSSAIPYINNFKIVDELEKRFGLPVSVENDANSAALGELAEGSGKGCDSMAFFVIGTGIGGALIINQKVWHGAHLFGGEFGYMIMGAHTLSELASPVAMANRYNERTGKHLDGKTIFELADKDDPVASDERQTLIHALAVAIYNIQHSFDPEKIVLGGGISNNPELIPLLNKEIDRLRDDLDLVTLKPDIVLCKLKSDANLRGAVADFEQSAK; encoded by the coding sequence ATGAATTTAGCCGCAATTGATATTGGTGGTACAACAATTAAAATCGCAACTTGGAAAGACAATCAACTTCAAGATAAACATGCAATTGATACGCCAAAAGATTTAGATGGTTTCTACGAAGCTTTGACTGAAGAAGTAAATAAGATTAAAAAGGATACTAAGATCGAGGGCGTAGCTATTTCCTCCCCTGGTGCCGTTAATAAAAAGACTGGTATCATTGGTGGCTCAAGTGCTATTCCTTACATCAACAACTTCAAGATTGTAGATGAATTGGAAAAGCGTTTCGGTCTTCCAGTTTCTGTCGAAAATGATGCCAACTCTGCAGCTTTAGGCGAATTAGCTGAAGGTAGCGGCAAAGGCTGTGACAGTATGGCCTTCTTCGTTATCGGCACTGGTATTGGTGGTGCTTTGATCATTAATCAAAAAGTTTGGCATGGTGCTCACCTCTTTGGTGGTGAATTTGGTTATATGATCATGGGAGCTCACACTTTAAGTGAATTGGCTTCTCCTGTTGCCATGGCCAACCGCTACAATGAAAGAACTGGCAAGCACCTTGACGGTAAAACTATTTTTGAATTAGCTGATAAAGATGATCCAGTAGCTAGTGACGAACGTCAAACTTTAATCCACGCTTTAGCTGTTGCGATTTACAACATTCAACACAGCTTTGACCCAGAAAAGATCGTCCTTGGCGGTGGTATTTCTAATAACCCTGAATTGATTCCACTCTTAAATAAGGAAATCGATCGCTTGAGAGACGACTTAGATCTTGTAACTTTGAAACCAGATATCGTTTTGTGCAAGCTAAAGAGCGATGCAAACTTGCGTGGTGCAGTTGCTGATTTTGAGCAAAGCGCAAAATAA
- a CDS encoding DegV family protein has product MENIKLIIDSSSNMKSDPDHNVEVVPLTISFGGKDYIDDQNLNIREFLNDMNQNQVAGKTTCPSIQAWLNALEGTEKAIIITMTSGMSGTFSSALQAKTMYEEKHPTSQIIVVDSRSAGPELTIVLHGIEKMIQGDIRFVDLEEVIAKFRMRTHLLFILQSLHNLSLNGRVSPVAAKVAGLLKINLIGTASKEGKLEPLTKARGMKKAMRELLKYMKDDNYHGGEVIIDHCENEKDAEIIKDKILAEYPDAQVTIRPMRGLCSFYAEEGGIMVGFHE; this is encoded by the coding sequence ATGGAGAATATTAAATTAATTATTGATTCTAGTAGCAATATGAAAAGCGATCCTGACCACAACGTGGAAGTAGTACCTTTGACTATTTCTTTTGGCGGTAAGGATTATATTGACGATCAAAATTTGAATATCAGAGAATTTTTGAATGATATGAATCAAAATCAAGTTGCCGGTAAGACTACTTGTCCTAGCATTCAAGCTTGGCTTAATGCACTAGAAGGTACCGAAAAAGCTATCATCATCACGATGACTAGTGGTATGAGTGGTACTTTTTCCTCAGCACTTCAAGCAAAAACAATGTATGAGGAAAAGCATCCCACCAGTCAAATTATTGTAGTTGATTCAAGAAGTGCGGGCCCTGAATTAACTATTGTTTTGCACGGTATTGAGAAAATGATTCAAGGCGATATCCGCTTTGTTGATCTCGAAGAAGTAATTGCCAAATTCAGAATGCGTACGCATTTGCTCTTTATTCTGCAATCACTACATAATTTGTCTCTGAATGGGCGTGTCTCACCAGTCGCAGCCAAGGTTGCCGGTCTTTTGAAAATTAACTTGATCGGTACGGCAAGCAAGGAAGGTAAGCTTGAACCATTAACTAAGGCTAGGGGTATGAAAAAAGCAATGCGTGAATTGCTTAAATACATGAAGGACGACAATTATCACGGCGGTGAAGTGATTATTGACCACTGCGAAAATGAAAAAGATGCCGAGATTATCAAAGATAAGATCTTGGCTGAATATCCTGATGCTCAAGTTACGATTCGTCCAATGCGCGGCCTTTGCAGTTTTTATGCTGAAGAGGGCGGCATTATGGTTGGTTTTCACGAATAA
- a CDS encoding nitroreductase family protein, with protein MINAIIKNRRAVRKFTADSVSADEIKNLIESFQTSPCGMHQPDVMNLVVVKDKGLRNEIEKATGDACYNAPVLFLLNTKKGNMFGERDASAAAENIMLEATDLGLGSVYVMGGAVKLNDYADIQKELGIASDFQTTVIVPVGKIAEEPAKEDRANRYQVTIY; from the coding sequence ATGATCAACGCAATTATTAAAAATAGAAGAGCAGTTAGAAAATTTACTGCAGATTCTGTATCAGCTGATGAAATTAAAAATTTAATTGAGTCTTTTCAAACTTCACCTTGTGGCATGCATCAACCAGATGTAATGAATTTGGTAGTTGTTAAAGATAAAGGATTAAGAAATGAAATCGAAAAAGCAACAGGCGATGCTTGTTATAATGCACCAGTTTTATTCTTACTTAATACTAAAAAGGGCAACATGTTTGGTGAACGTGATGCATCTGCCGCAGCTGAAAATATTATGCTAGAAGCAACCGACTTAGGTTTAGGTTCAGTTTATGTCATGGGTGGTGCCGTAAAGTTGAATGATTATGCTGACATTCAAAAAGAATTAGGTATTGCTAGTGATTTCCAAACAACAGTAATTGTTCCTGTAGGCAAGATTGCTGAAGAACCAGCAAAGGAAGATCGAGCTAACCGTTATCAAGTAACTATTTATTAA
- a CDS encoding phosphatase PAP2 family protein, whose product MNNYLVLLLAATVLLLLIFNIKTSRRFNLFDHWLHHQLVKKRSGYKWQVIAFINDPKLMVVWDVLLAGLLLNEERNLTALWVLGTLGFADISGIILKRLIRRKRPILHSDMEEGYSFPSGHVLGATTMGLILLQLFAKDLGLAFIITVIAVWIMVIISRLSLKAHYPSDIIGATSLAIVCFSISQQLFLAL is encoded by the coding sequence ATGAATAATTATTTAGTGTTGCTCCTTGCAGCAACTGTTTTATTGTTACTCATTTTTAATATCAAGACCTCACGTCGTTTTAATCTATTTGACCACTGGCTACACCATCAATTAGTTAAAAAACGCAGTGGTTACAAATGGCAAGTAATTGCCTTTATTAACGATCCCAAATTGATGGTCGTTTGGGACGTGCTCTTAGCTGGCCTTTTGTTAAATGAAGAGCGCAATTTAACTGCACTTTGGGTATTGGGTACCTTAGGTTTTGCGGATATTTCCGGCATCATTTTAAAGAGATTGATCCGGCGCAAGCGTCCTATTCTCCACTCAGACATGGAAGAAGGCTACAGCTTCCCTAGTGGGCACGTTTTAGGAGCAACGACCATGGGGCTAATTCTATTGCAGCTTTTTGCTAAAGATTTAGGACTCGCCTTCATCATCACAGTTATTGCTGTTTGGATAATGGTAATCATTTCTCGCTTGAGTTTAAAAGCCCATTACCCATCAGACATAATTGGTGCAACTAGTTTGGCAATCGTTTGCTTTAGCATTTCACAACAATTATTTTTAGCACTCTAA
- a CDS encoding glycoside hydrolase family 1 protein — protein MTEKRKLPSTFFWGNSVSSMQTEGAWNEDGKGLSVYDVRPATDNTTDWHVAIDEYHRYDEDLDLMKDMHMNMYRIQISWSRVCPDGDGEFNQKGIDFYDRLINAMLKRGIEPMICLYHFDMPLNLAKKYNGFMSRHVVDAFVRFGKKMIDHFSDRVKYWIVFNEHNLYFQDEVFNISGYEKGDKSLDDMYTIFHHTMMCHIQLANYIHENYSDVKIGGMLAYQQIYPATSKPADVWAAKQVQEFLNFNIYDADTGRGYSPEVMQYAKNHNIAMDITDEDKEIMKKAKADFLAFSYYSSWVLSSDKIPAGEAPNRYLNEGGVEAKYVKTNDWGWAIDPLGFRNAITTMYNYYRIPIFPIENGIGLKETWDGKHMIEDDERIAYHRDHIKAMKDAIFDDGAQVLGYLGWGLIDIPSSHADMEKRYGAVYVNRSNHDLKNLKRVPKKSFYWFQKVLKDNGDEL, from the coding sequence ATGACTGAAAAGCGCAAATTACCATCAACATTCTTCTGGGGCAATTCAGTTTCAAGTATGCAAACTGAAGGCGCCTGGAATGAAGATGGCAAAGGTCTTTCCGTCTACGATGTTCGTCCAGCTACTGACAACACTACTGATTGGCATGTAGCAATTGACGAATATCACAGATACGACGAAGATCTGGATTTGATGAAGGACATGCATATGAACATGTACCGGATTCAAATATCTTGGTCTCGTGTGTGTCCAGACGGTGACGGCGAATTCAATCAAAAAGGCATTGACTTCTACGACCGTTTGATCAATGCAATGCTTAAGCGTGGCATTGAACCAATGATCTGTCTTTACCACTTCGACATGCCGCTGAACTTAGCCAAGAAATACAATGGCTTTATGTCCCGGCATGTTGTTGATGCATTCGTCCGTTTTGGTAAAAAGATGATCGATCATTTTAGTGATCGAGTTAAGTATTGGATCGTCTTCAATGAGCATAACCTCTACTTCCAAGATGAAGTATTCAATATTTCAGGTTATGAAAAGGGAGACAAGAGTTTGGATGATATGTACACTATCTTCCACCACACGATGATGTGTCATATCCAACTAGCAAACTACATCCACGAAAATTACTCAGATGTAAAGATCGGTGGTATGCTTGCTTACCAACAAATTTATCCAGCAACGAGCAAGCCAGCAGATGTCTGGGCAGCAAAACAAGTGCAAGAGTTCTTGAACTTCAACATTTATGATGCTGACACAGGCCGCGGCTACTCACCAGAAGTGATGCAATACGCAAAGAATCATAATATTGCAATGGACATCACTGATGAAGATAAGGAAATCATGAAGAAAGCAAAGGCTGACTTCTTAGCATTCTCCTACTACTCATCCTGGGTTTTATCCAGCGATAAGATTCCTGCTGGTGAAGCTCCTAACCGTTACCTTAACGAAGGTGGCGTTGAAGCCAAATACGTTAAGACCAACGATTGGGGCTGGGCAATTGATCCACTTGGATTTAGGAATGCAATTACTACTATGTATAATTACTACCGCATCCCTATCTTCCCAATTGAAAATGGTATCGGCCTTAAGGAAACTTGGGATGGTAAGCATATGATCGAGGATGATGAACGTATTGCTTACCACCGTGATCATATTAAAGCTATGAAAGATGCTATTTTCGATGACGGTGCCCAAGTTCTCGGCTATCTTGGCTGGGGCTTGATTGATATTCCAAGTTCACATGCAGATATGGAAAAACGTTACGGCGCCGTTTACGTTAACAGATCAAACCATGATTTAAAAAATTTAAAGCGTGTACCTAAGAAATCATTCTATTGGTTCCAAAAGGTACTTAAAGATAATGGAGATGAATTATAA
- a CDS encoding IS4 family transposase: MKSLHSNILKLMDSIINKIADNIHDFSVSDQAFTRCRKLNSTDLIKLILNMGAGSLNSEIFHAFPDINSRMTASAFEQQKAKLKPECFKEIMAELSQANNAPQLLDDKYLVVAIDGSDFDQPFNPKSKNIFQGKDGRKYCQIHVNAFYDVLNKLYLDMVIQPRQKMDEREAALTMIKKLAQQEKDFLVLMDRGYISFNLIENCNRLKHCHYVMRSKSGDGAFKEIVAMSNHEYDIDLSCRVTSSHYYYVTHKDTEKFLHLILHKKHHYKAVRSKNTRDQRWDFEDMCDVRFRVCKFRINPPGSDDEWEVLITNLDRNEYPLARMKEIYHLRWGIETSFRELKYDLSGIQFHSKKDQFVYMEIYAHFAMYNAVSLSIIASSKPYTQGKYQYQIDFKMACCIWRRYFSISDNSDKNFTQLLLDVAFYLTPIRPGRKDKRNLKVKLVVGFPYRLAA; encoded by the coding sequence ATGAAATCCCTTCACTCAAATATTTTAAAGCTGATGGATAGTATTATCAATAAAATCGCTGACAACATTCACGATTTCTCTGTATCTGATCAAGCTTTTACTCGCTGTCGTAAGCTCAATTCCACTGATTTGATTAAGTTAATTCTTAACATGGGAGCTGGCAGCCTGAATTCGGAAATTTTTCATGCTTTTCCTGACATAAATTCTAGAATGACTGCTTCGGCTTTTGAACAACAAAAGGCTAAATTAAAGCCTGAATGCTTTAAAGAAATTATGGCTGAGCTTAGTCAGGCAAACAATGCACCGCAATTACTAGATGACAAATACTTAGTTGTAGCGATTGATGGTTCCGATTTTGATCAGCCTTTTAATCCAAAATCAAAGAATATTTTTCAAGGCAAAGATGGTAGAAAATATTGCCAGATACATGTAAACGCTTTTTATGATGTTTTGAATAAATTATATTTAGACATGGTTATCCAACCTAGACAAAAAATGGATGAACGTGAGGCAGCTTTAACCATGATAAAGAAATTAGCCCAGCAAGAAAAAGATTTTCTAGTCCTGATGGATCGTGGCTACATTAGCTTTAATTTAATTGAAAATTGCAATCGATTAAAACATTGCCACTATGTTATGCGATCAAAATCCGGAGATGGTGCTTTTAAAGAAATTGTAGCTATGTCGAATCATGAATACGATATTGACTTATCATGCAGAGTAACTTCGTCACATTATTATTATGTCACCCATAAAGATACAGAAAAGTTTCTTCACCTGATTCTTCACAAAAAGCATCACTATAAAGCTGTTCGTTCTAAAAATACCAGAGATCAACGCTGGGATTTTGAGGATATGTGTGATGTTAGATTTAGAGTTTGTAAGTTTAGAATCAATCCACCAGGTTCAGACGATGAGTGGGAAGTCCTCATCACCAATTTAGATCGAAATGAATATCCTCTAGCTAGAATGAAAGAGATCTATCATCTTCGCTGGGGAATAGAAACTTCTTTTAGGGAGCTTAAATATGACTTAAGCGGCATACAGTTTCATTCTAAAAAAGATCAATTTGTTTATATGGAAATATACGCCCATTTTGCAATGTATAATGCCGTGAGTTTATCAATAATTGCGAGCTCAAAACCGTATACTCAGGGAAAATATCAATATCAAATAGATTTTAAAATGGCCTGTTGTATCTGGCGACGATATTTTAGTATAAGTGATAATTCAGATAAAAACTTCACACAATTACTGCTAGATGTGGCATTTTATTTAACGCCCATTCGACCAGGAAGAAAAGATAAACGAAATCTAAAAGTTAAATTAGTAGTTGGCTTTCCTTATCGTCTAGCAGCTTGA